The genome window CTATCCCTtacaacagaggtccccaacccccagtccgtggcctgagccagaccaggctgtggagacagacctcccacccccactaGCCCCTGCACAGTCCATTTGCACCTGTGTGAGAGCACACCCGCATGAGCATGTGCACTCCCCTGCTCCTTTGTGCATGAGTGTGTGCTCTTTCGCACATGCGCGCGCAGGGGGGTGCCCGTCTTCTCCAGCTGGTATGCAGGGCTAAAAAGGTTTGGGACCGCTGCCCTACAACAAGAACTAAAATGGTAAGAATTTGTGGATGTGTTTATACCTGGATATGTATATGGTACCACTTCGGCAATCATTTTGGTATATTTAGTCCAGGGACTGATTAGAGGTGCTATGCAACCTGAAAgcaggaaagagaaacagaggcatGCACTGGAAAGGAATTAAACATACATTCCATGTTGATCAACTAGAAATATAGGAAACCTGTTAAAGGTAATTGGTACATTGGCTTAATGCCCTCTTATTTTTTAACAGTAGCACTCCAGTGTTTCAGATAGGACTCCATCCCAACCGTAATTGGAGACAGAATATCACTGGTGTGGTCAAAGCCCTGGCACTTTCTGAATAGCAGGAAATATGGCATCATCTGCCACCACCCCTCCTTAGGTTTCCCCGTTTCTTCTGAGTTTAACTGCTGTCCCTGCAGAAACTGGCAGAAAAGTGGGATTTTCTCAGGAACTGTATGCACAGTGTAGGTTGCTTCAAACTCTCCCCGCTGTGAGAGAATGTATTCAAGGCTAGTTTTGTCTTGGATGGGTAATTAAGAACCATTAGTCTGAACCACGCATTGTCCACATAAGGTATGAATAATCTGTGTCAGCTATTTGACAAGGTGGCAAGGTACACCTTGGTATCAATGCCTGACTCTCCTCTGTACAATCAACATATCCCCAGCTGCTCATCAACCAACTGAAATTAGTCACTGCAAGTTATGCAGACCCCAACAGGATTCCATCTATACACTTTATAAAAGACCTGCTTCTCTATGGACGACTTCAGCATCCTGCATTTGGGGATTCTTCTTATAAGCAGGGTCTGGCTGGCTATAGGGACTGCCATTATGTACACCTGCACTTCCAGATTTAATACTAcagaatattaataaaataagaatTCCTCAGCTGCAAGCAAACACAAGATAAACTCACATAGAATAGAAATGCCGAAAGAGGCCACAAGCGCAGGTTCCTTTGCCCATGCATTTTTCACATATTCACCGGCTCCTGTAATGTGGATAAGACGAAACAAACATGTTTAATACCGTagagatgttttaaatggttcaCTCTCTGGCACTGGATTGTGTGTCTGAGGAAGACATAAGTCAACACAGCAATAAAGGGCATTGTAGCATCTTTCATCAGTTTCATTTCACCTTCTGTTGTGGGCAATAGTACCACTCACCTGCACAGCAGTATGTGGAGAGCTCTCCACTAAAAACACTTCCTCTCTTTCGTGGCAATATAAGGGTATTGTTTTACGTATACTTCAATTcaataaaaaaatctaaataaaaataCGGccaaatcagaagaagactgggcCTTGGAAGGGTAGTGATGAAGGAATCTGAAAAGATCAAATGTGGAGATGTGTGACTGGAGACGAAGACCACAATACCGTATTCCTACAGTATTTGctatatatggatgtgaaatCTGGATGTTGAAAGACTGTGAAAAGATTGATTCATTAGGCTTACAGTACTGGAGCAGACGTTTGCAGATACCCCGGATTGCCAGAAACACAAACAAGTGTGTTTGTACAGTAAAATTATACAAGAGgcaatttttacaaaaaaaatttacaaaactgaggctgttgtactttgttTTTCCTATCACAGCAAAACAAGACTAGCTGGTAATGACAATATGTGGAAATGTTGAAGACTGGAGGAAAAAAGGTATACTAAATATGGGATTAGCTCCATAAAGGAAGCAATGTGCTTGAGTTTGCAAGCGCTGAGAAGGGCTGGCTGAGGGCAGGAtgtttttggaggtcattaatttatagagtccaccataagtcggaggtgacttgacctaacattataataataataaagtcaaaTTATACTTGTTCTTTATGTTGGAAACAGCAGTCAGggttacagcttggaaaagttacttttttgtgacTCCCGCAACTCCTCCAGTTCTAACTAATCTGGGTTGCATTTCCTAGGAACCAGCAGCCATGCTGTCCAGAGGATTCTGAGAGCTATAGTCGAATAGCTCCCACATATAATTTACAATATTTAGTCTAACGTATTACTTAATATATGTAACTCCTCCAAGTTGTGCTTAAGATCCAGCGGATACAGTATATGCTCGAGCGGATCATGGAGAACTGGAAAACCACACGGTGCATACATCGGACCTCTCCCAAGCACGAACACTCCGTGCACGTCATTCACACGCAACACAAATCTAAACCCAACTAGGGTCCAACATATTTTCTTCACTCAAGTATTCCGAGGTCATCTTGTTGGCGTCCCTGTCCATCTTTCCTTCATCTGAAACAAATCCTCGATGACACAGAAACCCCCTCCCCACAACCCTGGATGTCCACAATCTTTCTTCATAGACTATGACTGGAAAatatgcattccccccccccccccacacacacacaaaacaaatacGGCTATGTAACCCCCTTCACTTACTGCGGAACGCCGACATCTTGCAATCAAGGTAAAGAGGGTGCCATGCATTCTGGGAACAGTAGTTTCACAGCCTTTTAGTCTCTTGCGCAGTCTCGCTGCCTTATGTCACCGCGCCCCCCCCTTCcgttttttaaatacttttaatggGGAATGTTTTCCTATCGAAGTTTTCCCCCTTCTGCTCTTCACTTTATGGGCTTCAGGATTTTCCAGCCCGTTTTTCTCCTGCGAGGCTTGGCGGATTTGTTGCAATCTAACTCACTCACATCGGCCTTTTGTATTGCATATTAGTTACAACAATCGGAAATCGAAAAGCAATAATGGGCGATccttttattagaccattaaaatcTCACAAAGGGGGTGGTTTTCGAGCTGTCCCAGGACTCCCCATCAGGCTAGGCATTTCAGTTGGAGAAGGGCGGGGAAGCAAAGAAATCAAGATCAGGTATTGTTCAGGACAGAGTCTGCAACCTTGTAGGTAGATTCGTTTCCAGATAATGGATTTCAGGCCTCACTCCAGGGGGTTTAATGGCCTTCCTGTGAGGAAATTGAGTGTAgcttaaagaaaaataaacttaTTTTCTACTAATTAGGCAGCAGATAAAATGGTTCTGGAAGGAGCCTATAGAGCAGATTGGCTTCCCTCAGTAGAACCGCCCTTATTTGTTAGTtcacctcaactggcacttattgtcTCAATACTTGGAGATTCTGgtaatgggggaaaaataacatGTTTCCACTTGTTTACAGTTCTTCATAAAGAGGAACAAACATATTGTGTAAAGATATTAACTTCTTATACTGCTGAGTTTAACTGATTAACTAGCTGACAGAACACATAATTTTAACAATCTACAGTACTTCTGACAGATTCTGTTGCCAACACTGACAGGTACCTaactggaaaaaaaggaaggaaacataATCTAAGGGAGAGAAAGAACTATTTACTGCTACAAAATTGACTGATATTCAACCTCAGTCAAGAAAATTCCCTCCCAGTTTAAACCTCTCAAAGGCATCATGTGCaggttgcaatatatccaacagtAACGTGGGGAAAGAAATTAACCACGCTTTACTTCATAGGCTAAAGAGAACACTTTTaccttgtttttccctttcagcttttCTTCATTGCTATTCTTAATGCATTCACACATGGACCTGAGTGTTTTGTCTTTCCTCTATCCTCTGACGTGATTGCATCATCCAGAACGTACAGTACCAGAATGTGTCTTTCAATGGAAGAGAAGGTTTGATGTGACTATTAA of Pogona vitticeps strain Pit_001003342236 chromosome 6, PviZW2.1, whole genome shotgun sequence contains these proteins:
- the NDUFA3 gene encoding NADH dehydrogenase [ubiquinone] 1 alpha subcomplex subunit 3, which codes for MSAFRRAGEYVKNAWAKEPALVASFGISILCCIAPLISPWTKYTKMIAEVVPYTYPVPVRDDGNMPDIPAHPCDKEGPSLEWLKTF